The DNA region GGCCTGACGCCGAGGTTCGGCATCACGGCCGAGGGACAGACGGTGTTCGCCGATAATTGTGCGAGCTGTCACGGCGTCGACGGTGCCGGCAACAAGGATGTCGGCGCGCCGAGCCTCAAGGACGCCATCTGGCTTCGCTCCTCCGACCAGAACGCAATCATCGCGCAGATCACCAACCCGAAGATGGGCATCATGCCGGCCTGGGAACCCAGGCTCGGCCCGGTCGCCGTCAAGGAACTCGCCGCCTATGTCTATTCGCTCGGCGGCGGCACGGCTCCACCGGCTACCAACTGACCAACGAAGCCCTCACCGTCCGCAAGGACGGCGAGGCGCTCGCTTCCGTCCGAGCGCTTGATTGCGATCAAGGCGTCCGGATCCGAACCGGGTGAACCTCACTGAGAGGGTTGCGACCCCACGCGCAATCGATCCGAGGATAGAATGAGCCTTCAGGACAGCGTCGAACGCTTGAATGCCGAGGCGGTCAATAGTGCCGACCGCCGCGGCCCGCTGTTCGCCGCGAGAACCAAGATCCATCCGAAGCGGGCGGAAGGTGCCTTCCGCCGGCTGAAGTGGATCATCATGGCGGTGACGCTGGCGATCTACTACGTCACGCCGTGGATCCGGTTCGACCGGGGGCCGAACTCGCCCGATCAGGCGGTGCTGATCGATCTGGCGAGCCGACGCTTCTACTTCTTCTTCATCGAGATCTGGCCACAAGAGTTCTTCTATGTCGCCGGGCTGCTGATCATGGCCGGCCTCGGCCTGTTCCTGATCACCTCTGTCGCTGGTCGCGTCTGGTGCGGCTATACCTGCCCCCAGACGGTGTGGGTCGATCTCTTCCTCGTCGTCGAGCGCTTCTTCGAGGGCGACCGCAACAAGCGCATCGCCCTCGACAAGGCGCCGATGTCCGCCGACAAATTCGTGAAGCGGGCGAGCAAATATACTGTCTGGCTGTTCATCGCCGTAGCCACGGGCGGCGCCTGGATCTTCTATTTCGCCGATGCGCCGACGCTGCTGAAGGAAGTCTTCACGCTCCAGGCCGCGCCCGTCGCCTATATGACGGTGGCGATCCTGACCGCCACGACCTTCATCTTCGGCGGGTTCATGCGCGAGCAGGTCTGCACCTATATGTGCCCCTGGCCGCGCATCCAGGCGGCGATGCTGGACGAGCAGTCGCTCACCGTCACCTATAATGACTGGCGCGGCGAGCCGCGCTCGCGCCATCAGAAAAGAGCGCTGGCGGCGGGCGAATCGGTCGGCGACTGCGTCGACTGCAATGCCTGCGTCGCCGTCTGCCCGATGGGCATCGACATTCGCGACGGGCAGCAGATGGAATGCATCACCTGCGCGCTCTGCATCGACGCCTGCGACGGTGTGATGGACAAGATCGGCCGCGAACACGGGCTCATCTCCTATACGACGCTGGCCGACTACGACGCCAACATGGCGCTGGCGCGGGGCGACGGCGTGACGATCGATCCGGCGCGCGTGCGCGAGGGCGGCACAGGCCCGCTGAAGCCGGGCGTTGCCCATTTCAACTGGCGCCATCTCGTCCGGCTGCGCACGTTGATCTATCTGGCCCTCTGGTCAGCGATCGGCGTCGCCATGATCGTGTCGCTCGCGACGCGGCCACGGCTTGAGAGTTCCGTCCTGCACGACCGCAACCCGCTCTATGTGCGCCTCGCCGATGGTGGCATCCGCAACGCGTACACTGTGAAGCTCGCCAATATGGAGAACACGCCGCGCAATATTCAGCTGCGTATCGAGGGCCTGCCCGACGGGATCATTGCACTGCCGGGCCGGATCGTGGCGGGCAATGAAGCGACAATCACCCTGCCACCCGACCAGGTGGAGACGCTGCGCCTGCTGGTTTCGCTGCCGGCGCAGCCGGTCACCCGTGAGCGGATCGACTTCACCATTGTCGCGACCGACGCGGCTTCTGGCGAGACCAGCCATAGCAGCGCCGTCTTCGAACTGCCGAAGGAAAATGGAAGATGACGAACGCCGACGAGCCCCGTTTCACCGGGACGCACATGCTCCTGATCATGCTCTCGTTTTTTGGCGTGATCATTGTCGTCAATTTCTACATGGCCTATTCGGCAACCCATTCCTTCGCCGGGCTGGTGGTCGAGAACTCCTATGTCGCGAGCCAGCATTTCAACGAGAAGCTGGCCGCCGTCCATCGTCAGGCAGAGCTGGGCTGGAACGTCGATGTTCTCGTCAAAGAAGATGGCATCACCGTCGATGCGCGCGACGCCAGGGGCAACCCGATCCGCGGCCGGATCGACGTCGAGATGACGCGTCCAACGACCGATCGCGACGACCATGACCTGACGGCCGTGGCCGGCGGTGATGGCGCCGTGCACCTGCCGACGAAGCTCGGCTCCGGCGCATGGTTTGCCGCAATCACCATTACGGCAGACGATGGCCACAGCTACCTTGTCAGCCACCGCGTCATCCTCGCGGATGACGCAGCCGCCAAGCCATGAGGCGCTGCTGATGAGCACGTGCTGCGCCCCGACCATCGGCAATGACGAACCGGTGCGTGCCGCAGAGGGGCGGCTCCGTGCCGAGGAATTCGCCCGTTCCGGCCGGACCGACAGTGCCGGTCTCGTCCACTATGTCGTTACCGTGCCATCGATCCATTGCGCCGACTGCATCTCGACGCTCGAAGCCGGACTTTCTGCCATCACGGGCGTTCGCTCGGCCCGCGTCAATTTCTCGACCCGGCGGGTCGCCGTCGCGACGACGGCGGCGCTCGCCGACCCTTTCGACATCGTCCGCACCATCGAACGGCTGGGCTATCCTGCCATGCTTGGCGCCGGCGAGAGCGACGGCCGCGACCCGGTGCTGTCGCAATTGATGCGGGCGCTCGTCGTCGCCGGCTTCGGCGCGGCCAACGTCATGCTGCTCTCCGTTTCGGTCTGGGCCGGCGCGGATCATGCGACGCGCACGCTGTTCCAGCTCATTTCCGGGCTCATCGCGGTTCCCGCCGTGCTCTATGCCGGCCGCCCGTTCTTCCGCTCGGCCTGGTCGGCGCTCCGGCGAGGCGGGCTGAACATGGATGTGCCGATCGCGATCGGCGTTCTTCTGACGCTCGGCAACAGCGTCTATGAGGCGACCATCGGCGGCGGCGAGACCTGGTTCGAGGCGCCGGTCATGCTGATCTTCTTCCTGCTGATCGGCCGCGTGCTGGATCACGTGATGCGCGAGAAGGCGCGGAGCGGCATCGACAATCTGAGCCGGCTCGCCGCACGCGGTGCCATTCGTGTCGGCCCGGACGGCGGCACCGACTTCGTCGCCGTGGAGGAGATCCGTCCCGGCATGGTTCTGCAGATCGCCGCCGGCGAACGCTTTCCTGTCGACGGCGTGCTCCTCGACGGCCAGGCGACCGACATCGACCGATCGCTGGCCACGGGCGAGAGCCTTCCCGTCTCGGTGGGCAGCGGCGACAAGGTCGAGGCCGGCGCGCTCAATCTGGCAGCTCCGGTGCACTTCGAGGCGCGCGCCGATGCCGATCACAGCCTCATCCACGAGATGATGCGCCTCATGGAGGCGGCCGAGCAGGGCAAGGCCTCCTATGTGCGGCTCGCCGACCGCATCTCCTCGATCTACGCCCCCTTCGTCCATCTGGCGTCGGCGCTGACCTTCGTCGGCTGGATCGCCACCGGGCATGGCGCCCATGCGGCGTTCTCGGCGGCCGTCGCCGTTCTCATCATCACCTGCCCCTGCGCGCTCGGGCTCGCCGTCCCGGTGGCGCAGGTCGTCGGCGCCGGCGTGCTGCTGCGGCGCGGCATCTTGGTCCGCACCGGCTCGGCCTTCGAGCGCATGGCCGAAGTGAAGCAGGTCATCTTCGACAAGACCGGCACGCTGACGCTGCCGACCCTGCAACTCGATGACGACCTCTCGGAAGAGAACCTCGGCCTGATCGCGGCGCTGGCCTCGCAGAGTCGCCATCCACTTTCGGTCGCTGTCGCCAGCGAAGCCCGCCGTCGCGGCATAATCCCGGAAGCGGCGAGCGAACTCGCCGAGCGTCCCGGCTACGGGATGGAAGGGCGGATCGCCGGCAGGCGCGCGCGTCTGGGGCGACAGGATTGGGCGCTCGAAATCGCGGCCACATACACCTCCGACCGACATGGCGATCTCTGGTTCGCCATCGAAGGCCAGGCCCCGGTTCGGCTCACGATCCGCGCGGAATTGCGACCGGGAAGCCGGGCCACGATGCAGGCTTTCGATCAGCGCGGCCTGCCGCGATATCTGCTCTCCGGCGACGCACCGGCCAGCGTCGCGGCCGTCGGCGCGATGCTTGGGTTCTCGGAGGCCAACATCGCCGCGCGCATCGGCCCCTCCGGCAAGGCCGAGCGGATCGAAGCTTTGCAGGCGGCCAATGGCCCGGCCCTCTTCGTCGGCGACGGCATCAATGATGCGCCGGCGCTCGGTACCGCTCATGTCTCGATAACGCCGTCCGACGCTTCGGAAGTCGGCCGTGCCAGCGCCGACTTCGTCTTCACGGGCCGCTCGCTCGGCGCGGTTTCCGATAGTTATCTGATCTCGAAGGCCGTGCTTGCCTGCGTGCGGGAGAACATGGCGCTCGCCATTCTCTACAACATCATCGCCGTGCCAATGGCGATTATCGGCCTCGTCACGCCGCTGGGTGCCGCGATCGCGATGTCGACTTCGTCGATGATCGTCGTCGGCAATTCGCTGCGCTTGCGCCTGAAGCTCCGGCAACCAGTCGCGGAGCCACAGGACGAAGAGCCGAAGGCGGCAGGCCGCGCCTTGCGCCAGGAGGTACGATTCGGATGAACAATCTCCTGTTCCTGATACCCGTAGCGCTTGGCCTCGGCGCGCTCGGCCTCGCCGCGTTCCTGTGGGCCTATCGCAACGGGCAGTTCGACGATCTCGACGGCGACGCGCTCCGTATCCTCGCCGACGAGGCTCCGCCGCCGGATCGGAAGGCGTAGGGCGATCAGGACGCGCCCGGCCGGCGCCTCGTCGGCTCCGACGAAAAACGCGCCGCGCGGGGATCGAGTTCGAAACCCTGCGCTACCGTCAGCGGGGCGTAGAGCTCCGGCCGTCGGCCGCGAATCCAGCGCCGACCCGTGCTCAGCGGCAGCAGGTCGAGATCGAGATCCGAGACGACCATCGTGTCCTCCGCTTTCCAGGTCTCCGTCAGGATGCGGCCATAGGGATCGAGGATCATCGCGTTGCCGGTCCGGACCTCGCCATCATCCTCGCCAACGCCGTTGGAGAAAATCAGGAACATGCCGTTGTCATGCGCGCGCGACGGCAGCCAGCGCATCAGCCATCCCCTGCCCTTGTCGCCGCGGAATTCCGCCTCGATCGCCGCCGGGTCCGCCTCGCGGTTTGACCATAGAGCCGGATCGATGAGCCCCATCGCGCCCGGACTGCGAGAGTTGCAGCCGCCGGTCTGGTGCGGCGCGATCAGGATATCGGCGCCGAGCAGCGCGGTCGCCCGGGCATTCTCGACGAGGTTGTTGTCCCAGCAGATGAGGACGCCGATCCGCACGCCATGCGGCGTATCGAACACCGTGTAGTGGTCACCGCTGGCGATATGCTCGTTCTCGAAGGCGTGCAGCTTGCGATGGCAATGCACCGTGCCGTCGGGCAGGCAGACGGCATAGGCATTGAAGAACCGCCCATCCTCGCCGCGCTCGATCAGGCCGAAGCCGATCGTCATGCCATGGGCGCGGGCCAGCGCGGAGACATGACGGGTCGAAGGGCCCTCCGGCACCGGCTCGGCGAGGCTGTCGATCAGCGCCCGGTCGGCATTGCGGATATGCCAGTAGCCGGTGACGCACATTTCCGGGAAGGCGAGGATCGCGACGCCGGCTTCGGCCGCGCGGGCGACGAAGCCGTCCATCACGCCGAGATTGTACGGCTTGTCGTTGGCTCGATGGCGAAACTGGACGCTGGCAGAGCGGACGGTCGGCATGAGGTCTCCTCCGAAATGTCGGCCGGTCCCGTCGAGATCGGCAGCCTCTTGACAAGTCGCCGTAACGATCGTGGTATATACCGGTCCAATCGGTCTATACCAGAGCATTCATGTCCGACCGTCAAGCCACACCGCAATACCGGCGTATCGCCGACGAGCTTCTCGCGGCGATACGCTCGGGCAAGCTCGCTTCCGGCCTTCGCCTGCCTTCCGAGCGCGAGCTCAGCGCCGAATTCGGCGTCAGCCGGATGACCGCGCGCGGCGCGCTCAAGGCGCTGGTCGAGCAGGGCGTGATCGCCAGCGTCGAGGCGCGCGGCTATTTCGTGACGACGAACCGGATCGACCAGCGGCTGCAGACGCTGACGAGCTTTACCGAGGAGGTCCGGCGCACCGGCCGGCGCCCCTCCAGCGTGGTTCTGGCGGCGCGGCGCATGGATGCCTCCGGCGAGGTCGCGGCCGAACTCGGGATCGCGGCCGGTTCCGAGGTCTATCATTTGCTCCGCCTTCGCCAGGCCGACGGCGTCCCCGTTGCACTCGAAGGCGCCCATGTTCCGGCCGACCTCGCGCCGGGACTGCTCGACGCCGCCGATTTTGCCTCGGCTTCGCTCTACGCCACGCTGAAGCGCGTCTATGGCATCCTGCCCGTCGAGGCGGAAAATACCTTCGAGGCGAGCGCCGCCGGCGCTTCCGATGCCGCCATTCTCGATCTTGCCGCCGGCGCTCCGGTGCTGCGCATGACGCGCCGGAGCCTTGCCGCCGATGGGCGGGCGATCGAGTTCGTTCAATCCGTTTATCGCGGCGACCGCTTCACCATGCGCGTCCGTCTCGCCCCCGGGAGCACCGACGCATGAGCAACGCAGCCACCGCCTATCTCCGTGGCGCCCAGTCCCTCCTCGCCCAGGCGGCGACGAGCCAGGCCGAAGCGATCCAGCGCGCCGCCTCGATCTGCACCGAGGCGATCGCCCGCGACGGCCTCGTCTACATCTTCGGCACCGGCCATTCGCATCTGATGGCGGAGGAAGGCCATTTCCGCGCTGGCGGGCTCGCCTGCGTCGTGCCGATCCTCTCGACATCGACCATGCTGCACGAAGGCGCGCTGGCGAGCACCAAGATGGAGCGGATGAGCGGCCTCGCCGAGATCGTGATGAGCCGCTACCCGCTCTCGCCGAACGACGCGCTCTTCGTCTTCTCGACCAGCGGCGTCAACGCCGTGCCGGTCGAGGCGGCGCGCTATGGCCGCGACCGCGGCACGCCGGTCATCGGCGTCACCTCGGTCGCCTACTCCACCGCGGCGGCGAATGGCCGCCAACGCCTCGCCGATGTCGCCGACGTAGTTCTCGACACGGGCGCGCCAGCGGGTGACGCCATTGTCGCGCTCGATCAGGAAGTCTCGGCCGGTCCGGTTTCGACCGTGCTCGGCGCGGCCCTGCTCAACGCCGTGCTCGTCCAGGCGGCGGCCAATCTCATCGCACGAGGTCAAGACGCCCCGGTCTATCGAAGCGCCAATATGCCGGGAGCGGCCGAGCGCAACAAAAAGCTCGCGGAACGATATGGCGCGCGCAATCCGCACCTCTAAGGGCGCGGCAACAGAGGGAAAGAACGATGCTTAACAAACGCTTGGCGCTTTCGGGCGCTTTCACGCTTTCGCTGCTCGCCACCGTCCCGGCCTTCGCCGTGACCGAGGTCAAGCTCTGGCACATGGAACAGCCGCCGCAGCGGGTGCAGCGGATCCAGGATCTGATCGACGCCTTCAATGCGGCGAACCCGGATATCAAGGTCAGCCAGGACCCGCAGAGCTGGGGTGAGGTCTATGCCAAGGTTCCGGCGGCGATGGCAGCCGGCAATGCTCCCGATATCCTGTTCGCCATTCCCGATTTCACCACCGTCATCCGCAAGGCTGGCCAGCTCGATTCGGTTGCCGACTTCGTGAAGGAACTCGACGGCAAGCATCATTTCATCCCGGCGACCGTCGAGCCCTATTCCTATGATGGCGGCGTCTGGGCGGTTCCGCTCTACAATATGAGCCTGAACTACTGGTATCATAAGAAAGCCTTCGCTGACGCCGGCGTGGACGTTCCGAAGACTTGGACCGAGTGGAAGGCGGCTACGGAGAAGCTTTCCAAGGACGGCGTCGTCGGTACCGGCCTTCCGGGCAACAAGCAGCTCTATACCGACCAGACGACCTATGCGATCATGGTCAACAATGGTGCGTCGGAGATCTTCAACGCCGACGGCACGCTGGCCTTCGACAATCCGAAGACGGTGGAATCCTACGCCTTCTACAAGGACCTCTACAAGTTCACCTCGCCCGACGCGGCGAACTGGACCTGGGGCGAAGCCGAGGCCTGCTTTGCTTCCGACACCTGCGCGTCGATCCTGCAGTTCTCGGTCATCTCGACCTATGACCAGCAGGGCGGCGGCGACGCGGCCGATCTCGGCATCGCGGCGGTTCCCCATGCCGATGGCGAGGCGGATTCCGCGACGATCGCCTATTCCAACGCGGCGATCATCCTCTCCAAGGATGCAGCGAAGCGCGATGCCGCGAAGAAGTTCATCGCCTATCTGCTGGAGCCGGAGACCTATGGCAAGTTCCTGACCATGGAGCCCGGCCTCTTTCTTCCCGTCACGGAAGACGGCGCCAAGGCCACGACTTTCTGGAGCGATCCGCTGGTCGTGAAATACAAGTCGCAGGTCGAGCAGATGATCGCCAATTCGCATAATGGCAAGCTGTTCGGCTTCACCGATGGCCGCGTCTTCCCGGCGATCGGGCCGATCTCGGCGCAGAACATCCTCGCCGAGACGCTGCAGAAGGTCGTCATCAATGGCGAAGACCCTGCCGCCGCCGTCAAGGCCGGCCAGGCGCGCATGGTCGAGGCGACGAAGTAAAGCGATCCATCGTTCCCAGTCTATCCCGGCGAGCCTTTCGCTCGCCGGGTTTCGCCCGGAAGCCGCCCATGACCAAATCGGGTATCGCTGGCAGGAATGACGGGCGGATCGCCCTCTATCTGCTCGCCGCGCCGCTCGGCCTGTTGGCCGCGACGCTGATCCTGCCGATCGTCTCGGCGGTGAATATCTCGCTGCATGACATCCGCGTCATCGGCTCGGACGGCCCCTTCTCCGGCGCCGACAATTACGTCGCCATCCTCTCCGATGCCGTCTTCTGGCGCTCGCTTGGCAACTCGGTCGTCTGGGTACTCGGCAATTCACTGGTCCAGACCGTGCTGGCGCTCACCGCCGCGCTGGTGCTCAACCAGAAATTCCCCGGCGTGAAGATCGCCCGGATCTGGATCATCCTGACCTGGATCATCCCGACCGTGGTGGTGGTCATCATCTGGCGCTGGCTGCTGTCGCCCTCCGGCGGCATGATCAACCCGCTGCTGATCCAACTCGGCATCATCGACCGCCCGGTCGGCTTCTTCGCCAATGGGCCGATGGCTTTCTCGACGCTGATCGCGATCAATTCCTGGCGCTGGTTCCCCTTCGTCGCCGTCATGCTGCTGGCCGCCCTGCAGCGCATCCCCGGCGATCTCTATGAGGCGGCGGCCGTCGATGGCGCCGGGCCGCTGCGGCGCTTCCGCGAGATCACCTGGCCGCTGCTGCAGCCGACGCTGCTGGTCTTGACAGTGATGGGAACGCTGCTCTCCTTCAATGTCTTCGACGTCATCTGGCTGCTTACCGCCGGCGGGCCGGCCGGGGCGACGCAGACGCTGCCCGTCCTCATCTATGAGACTGCCTTCAAGGCCTATCGCATGGGCGAGGCGGCGGCGATGTCGGTGATCGCCAGCCTCTTGATGATCGGCCTCGCGCTCGCGCTCCTCAAAATGCTGGCGCCGAAGGAGACGGGACGATGAAGCGCGGACCGATCGGCTGGATCGCGCTCATCGCCGGCCTCGCCGTTCTGGCAGCGCTGGTGCTGGTGCCGATCTATCTCGTCGCCTCGTCCTCGTTCAAGCTTCCGCGCGAAATCATCAACCGCGTGCCGAGCTGGTTTCCGAAGAGCTTCACGCTCCAGCATTACCAGAAGCTGCTCGCGACCTCGGACTTCCCGACCTATTTCGGCAATTCCGTCCTCGTCTCGTCCGTCTCGGCGCTGCTGACCGTCGTGCTGGCGACGCTTGCCGGCTATGCCTTCTTCCGGCTCGAATTCCGCGGCCGCGA from Kaistia algarum includes:
- the ccoG gene encoding cytochrome c oxidase accessory protein CcoG → MSLQDSVERLNAEAVNSADRRGPLFAARTKIHPKRAEGAFRRLKWIIMAVTLAIYYVTPWIRFDRGPNSPDQAVLIDLASRRFYFFFIEIWPQEFFYVAGLLIMAGLGLFLITSVAGRVWCGYTCPQTVWVDLFLVVERFFEGDRNKRIALDKAPMSADKFVKRASKYTVWLFIAVATGGAWIFYFADAPTLLKEVFTLQAAPVAYMTVAILTATTFIFGGFMREQVCTYMCPWPRIQAAMLDEQSLTVTYNDWRGEPRSRHQKRALAAGESVGDCVDCNACVAVCPMGIDIRDGQQMECITCALCIDACDGVMDKIGREHGLISYTTLADYDANMALARGDGVTIDPARVREGGTGPLKPGVAHFNWRHLVRLRTLIYLALWSAIGVAMIVSLATRPRLESSVLHDRNPLYVRLADGGIRNAYTVKLANMENTPRNIQLRIEGLPDGIIALPGRIVAGNEATITLPPDQVETLRLLVSLPAQPVTRERIDFTIVATDAASGETSHSSAVFELPKENGR
- a CDS encoding FixH family protein; amino-acid sequence: MTNADEPRFTGTHMLLIMLSFFGVIIVVNFYMAYSATHSFAGLVVENSYVASQHFNEKLAAVHRQAELGWNVDVLVKEDGITVDARDARGNPIRGRIDVEMTRPTTDRDDHDLTAVAGGDGAVHLPTKLGSGAWFAAITITADDGHSYLVSHRVILADDAAAKP
- a CDS encoding heavy metal translocating P-type ATPase, coding for MSTCCAPTIGNDEPVRAAEGRLRAEEFARSGRTDSAGLVHYVVTVPSIHCADCISTLEAGLSAITGVRSARVNFSTRRVAVATTAALADPFDIVRTIERLGYPAMLGAGESDGRDPVLSQLMRALVVAGFGAANVMLLSVSVWAGADHATRTLFQLISGLIAVPAVLYAGRPFFRSAWSALRRGGLNMDVPIAIGVLLTLGNSVYEATIGGGETWFEAPVMLIFFLLIGRVLDHVMREKARSGIDNLSRLAARGAIRVGPDGGTDFVAVEEIRPGMVLQIAAGERFPVDGVLLDGQATDIDRSLATGESLPVSVGSGDKVEAGALNLAAPVHFEARADADHSLIHEMMRLMEAAEQGKASYVRLADRISSIYAPFVHLASALTFVGWIATGHGAHAAFSAAVAVLIITCPCALGLAVPVAQVVGAGVLLRRGILVRTGSAFERMAEVKQVIFDKTGTLTLPTLQLDDDLSEENLGLIAALASQSRHPLSVAVASEARRRGIIPEAASELAERPGYGMEGRIAGRRARLGRQDWALEIAATYTSDRHGDLWFAIEGQAPVRLTIRAELRPGSRATMQAFDQRGLPRYLLSGDAPASVAAVGAMLGFSEANIAARIGPSGKAERIEALQAANGPALFVGDGINDAPALGTAHVSITPSDASEVGRASADFVFTGRSLGAVSDSYLISKAVLACVRENMALAILYNIIAVPMAIIGLVTPLGAAIAMSTSSMIVVGNSLRLRLKLRQPVAEPQDEEPKAAGRALRQEVRFG
- the ccoS gene encoding cbb3-type cytochrome oxidase assembly protein CcoS, translated to MNNLLFLIPVALGLGALGLAAFLWAYRNGQFDDLDGDALRILADEAPPPDRKA
- a CDS encoding nitrilase family protein; amino-acid sequence: MPTVRSASVQFRHRANDKPYNLGVMDGFVARAAEAGVAILAFPEMCVTGYWHIRNADRALIDSLAEPVPEGPSTRHVSALARAHGMTIGFGLIERGEDGRFFNAYAVCLPDGTVHCHRKLHAFENEHIASGDHYTVFDTPHGVRIGVLICWDNNLVENARATALLGADILIAPHQTGGCNSRSPGAMGLIDPALWSNREADPAAIEAEFRGDKGRGWLMRWLPSRAHDNGMFLIFSNGVGEDDGEVRTGNAMILDPYGRILTETWKAEDTMVVSDLDLDLLPLSTGRRWIRGRRPELYAPLTVAQGFELDPRAARFSSEPTRRRPGAS
- a CDS encoding GntR family transcriptional regulator: MSDRQATPQYRRIADELLAAIRSGKLASGLRLPSERELSAEFGVSRMTARGALKALVEQGVIASVEARGYFVTTNRIDQRLQTLTSFTEEVRRTGRRPSSVVLAARRMDASGEVAAELGIAAGSEVYHLLRLRQADGVPVALEGAHVPADLAPGLLDAADFASASLYATLKRVYGILPVEAENTFEASAAGASDAAILDLAAGAPVLRMTRRSLAADGRAIEFVQSVYRGDRFTMRVRLAPGSTDA
- a CDS encoding SIS domain-containing protein encodes the protein MSNAATAYLRGAQSLLAQAATSQAEAIQRAASICTEAIARDGLVYIFGTGHSHLMAEEGHFRAGGLACVVPILSTSTMLHEGALASTKMERMSGLAEIVMSRYPLSPNDALFVFSTSGVNAVPVEAARYGRDRGTPVIGVTSVAYSTAAANGRQRLADVADVVLDTGAPAGDAIVALDQEVSAGPVSTVLGAALLNAVLVQAAANLIARGQDAPVYRSANMPGAAERNKKLAERYGARNPHL
- a CDS encoding ABC transporter substrate-binding protein; the protein is MLNKRLALSGAFTLSLLATVPAFAVTEVKLWHMEQPPQRVQRIQDLIDAFNAANPDIKVSQDPQSWGEVYAKVPAAMAAGNAPDILFAIPDFTTVIRKAGQLDSVADFVKELDGKHHFIPATVEPYSYDGGVWAVPLYNMSLNYWYHKKAFADAGVDVPKTWTEWKAATEKLSKDGVVGTGLPGNKQLYTDQTTYAIMVNNGASEIFNADGTLAFDNPKTVESYAFYKDLYKFTSPDAANWTWGEAEACFASDTCASILQFSVISTYDQQGGGDAADLGIAAVPHADGEADSATIAYSNAAIILSKDAAKRDAAKKFIAYLLEPETYGKFLTMEPGLFLPVTEDGAKATTFWSDPLVVKYKSQVEQMIANSHNGKLFGFTDGRVFPAIGPISAQNILAETLQKVVINGEDPAAAVKAGQARMVEATK
- a CDS encoding carbohydrate ABC transporter permease → MTKSGIAGRNDGRIALYLLAAPLGLLAATLILPIVSAVNISLHDIRVIGSDGPFSGADNYVAILSDAVFWRSLGNSVVWVLGNSLVQTVLALTAALVLNQKFPGVKIARIWIILTWIIPTVVVVIIWRWLLSPSGGMINPLLIQLGIIDRPVGFFANGPMAFSTLIAINSWRWFPFVAVMLLAALQRIPGDLYEAAAVDGAGPLRRFREITWPLLQPTLLVLTVMGTLLSFNVFDVIWLLTAGGPAGATQTLPVLIYETAFKAYRMGEAAAMSVIASLLMIGLALALLKMLAPKETGR